In one Bacillus mesophilus genomic region, the following are encoded:
- the hemC gene encoding hydroxymethylbilane synthase, with the protein MRKIIVGSRRSKLAITQTNWVIQQLKDLGAPFEFEVKEIVTKGDIILDVTLSKVGGKGLFVKEIEQAMLDKEIDMAVHSMKDMPAVLPPGLTVGCMPKRVDYRDALISKDHVSLMELKEGAVVGTSSLRRSAQLLAVRPDLEVKWIRGNIDTRLSKLKNEEYDAIILAAAGLKRMGWDDDVVTEYLDAELCLPAVGQGALSIECREDDQELLQLLRKLNDETTEQTVSAERVFLHELEGGCQVPIAGLAKLTEEGHIELTGLVGSPDGKQILKERVTGANYAEVGRQVAALLRDRGASDLINKVKQELDS; encoded by the coding sequence ATGAGGAAAATCATTGTTGGTTCAAGACGTAGTAAACTGGCGATCACTCAAACCAATTGGGTAATACAGCAATTAAAGGATTTAGGAGCTCCATTTGAGTTTGAAGTAAAGGAAATTGTCACTAAAGGTGATATTATCTTAGATGTTACGTTATCTAAAGTTGGTGGGAAAGGTCTGTTTGTAAAAGAAATTGAACAAGCCATGCTTGATAAAGAAATTGATATGGCAGTGCACAGTATGAAGGATATGCCTGCCGTTTTACCTCCTGGCCTAACGGTGGGATGTATGCCAAAACGTGTGGACTATCGTGATGCCCTTATTTCAAAAGATCATGTATCACTAATGGAACTTAAAGAAGGAGCAGTAGTTGGTACTAGCAGCTTAAGAAGAAGTGCTCAGTTACTTGCCGTTCGTCCAGATTTAGAGGTGAAGTGGATAAGGGGTAATATTGATACGCGCCTATCAAAGCTGAAAAATGAGGAATATGATGCCATCATATTAGCGGCTGCTGGATTAAAGAGAATGGGCTGGGATGATGATGTCGTAACAGAATACTTAGATGCTGAACTTTGCTTACCTGCAGTTGGGCAGGGGGCACTTTCAATAGAATGTCGTGAAGATGATCAAGAGCTTCTTCAGTTACTACGAAAGCTAAATGACGAGACAACAGAACAAACCGTTTCTGCAGAAAGAGTATTTCTTCATGAACTTGAGGGCGGTTGTCAGGTTCCAATCGCAGGATTAGCAAAGCTAACAGAAGAAGGACACATTGAACTAACTGGTTTAGTAGGATCACCTGATGGGAAACAAATCTTAAAGGAACGTGTAACAGGGGCTAATTATGCTGAAGTGGGCAGACAGGTCGCTGCTCTATTAAGGGACAGAGGTGCCTCTGACCTAATTAACAAGGTAAAGCAGGAGCTTGATTCATAG
- the hemB gene encoding porphobilinogen synthase, translating into MTYFNRHRRLRQTANLRTMVRETHLHKEDFIYPIFVVEKENVKHEVPSMPGVYHLSLDLLLEEVKEVVGLGIKSIILFGVPNDKDEVGSCAYDDNGIVQQAIRVVKSEFPELVVIADTCLCQYTSHGHCGVVENGYVQNDDSLALLTKTAVSQARAGADIIAPSNMMDGFVAAIRHGLDEAGFVDTPIMSYAVKYASAFYGPFRDAAHSTPQFGDRKTYQMDPANRLEALREAESDLAEGADFLIVKPALSYLDIIRDVKENFNAPIVAYNVSGEYSMIKAAAQNGWISEKEIVLEMLTSMKRAGVDLIITYFAKDAAAWLSENE; encoded by the coding sequence ATGACCTATTTTAATCGTCATCGAAGACTTCGCCAAACTGCTAACTTGCGAACGATGGTAAGAGAGACTCACCTACATAAAGAAGATTTTATTTATCCGATATTTGTTGTTGAAAAAGAGAATGTTAAACATGAAGTGCCTTCTATGCCGGGTGTCTATCATCTTTCACTCGATCTTCTTTTAGAAGAGGTGAAGGAAGTAGTTGGCCTTGGAATCAAATCTATTATTTTGTTTGGAGTTCCGAATGATAAGGATGAAGTAGGATCTTGTGCCTATGATGATAACGGAATTGTTCAACAGGCAATACGAGTAGTAAAATCAGAGTTTCCAGAATTAGTGGTTATTGCAGATACGTGCTTATGCCAGTATACTTCTCACGGTCATTGTGGCGTCGTAGAGAACGGTTACGTACAAAACGATGATAGTTTAGCTCTACTCACTAAAACCGCTGTGAGCCAGGCTAGAGCGGGTGCTGATATTATTGCACCTTCTAATATGATGGATGGATTTGTAGCGGCCATTCGTCATGGTCTGGATGAGGCTGGATTTGTTGACACCCCGATTATGTCGTATGCGGTAAAATATGCGTCTGCTTTTTATGGTCCATTCCGAGATGCTGCACATAGCACACCTCAATTTGGTGATCGTAAAACCTATCAAATGGATCCTGCCAATCGCTTAGAGGCTTTGAGAGAAGCAGAGTCAGATCTTGCAGAAGGTGCTGATTTTCTAATTGTTAAACCCGCATTATCATATTTAGATATTATTCGTGATGTAAAAGAGAATTTTAATGCTCCAATAGTTGCTTATAATGTTAGCGGAGAATACTCCATGATTAAAGCAGCTGCTCAAAATGGATGGATATCTGAAAAAGAGATTGTCTTAGAAATGCTAACGAGTATGAAGCGCGCTGGTGTTGATTTAATTATTACTTATTTTGCAAAAGATGCTGCCGCTTGGTTGTCTGAGAACGAATAA
- the spoVID gene encoding stage VI sporulation protein D: protein MTVENQSSIRFSVEESIWFQRGQEVAELLSMSLDPEIIIQEHDQYISVRGGLILTGEYHADDSERESAVQPAGARTVQEVDRNAEGLSLLRHKFPIDITIPKNRIQNLNDVYVTIESFDYELPQRGNLQLEAELSITGIYEDQERSEEAQTQPSPQPVENVEEDTAIEEVVEEVEEVVNEVVTTEELDITEEVAELAEEVEEELVQPLMRGSFNEDEDLNDAEEGQQDPYTPFVVEAKRDPAAESADGVLEEQGEVQEEEIQEAPVLARKGPQLEFKSRVEEPKVSTQVEEQESDGSVTKRDENALYLTKIFANDNDSDTTKLKMCIVQKDETLELIAERYAVQPQTLIRVNNLDREHLAEGQILYIPVAVGSLK, encoded by the coding sequence TTGACAGTTGAAAACCAATCGTCGATACGATTTTCTGTAGAAGAGTCCATTTGGTTTCAAAGAGGACAGGAAGTAGCTGAATTATTGTCAATGTCATTAGATCCTGAAATCATCATTCAAGAACATGATCAATATATATCTGTTAGAGGTGGATTAATTTTAACAGGAGAGTATCATGCAGATGATTCAGAAAGAGAAAGTGCTGTACAGCCTGCAGGAGCTAGAACAGTTCAAGAGGTAGATAGAAACGCGGAAGGTTTGTCTTTATTAAGACATAAGTTTCCAATCGACATTACCATACCAAAAAACAGAATTCAAAACCTAAATGATGTATATGTAACCATCGAGAGCTTTGATTATGAACTTCCACAACGAGGAAACCTTCAACTTGAAGCAGAGCTTTCCATCACAGGTATCTATGAAGATCAAGAAAGAAGTGAAGAGGCTCAAACACAACCGTCTCCACAGCCAGTTGAAAATGTAGAAGAAGATACTGCTATTGAAGAAGTGGTTGAGGAAGTGGAAGAAGTAGTAAATGAGGTAGTTACTACTGAAGAACTAGATATAACAGAAGAAGTAGCAGAATTAGCAGAAGAAGTAGAGGAAGAGCTTGTACAACCTCTTATGCGAGGTTCCTTTAACGAGGATGAAGACCTAAATGATGCAGAAGAGGGGCAACAAGATCCGTATACTCCTTTCGTTGTAGAAGCTAAAAGAGATCCTGCTGCTGAATCAGCAGATGGTGTACTAGAAGAACAGGGTGAAGTTCAGGAAGAAGAAATTCAGGAAGCGCCAGTTTTAGCGCGGAAGGGACCTCAACTAGAGTTTAAAAGCCGTGTTGAGGAGCCGAAGGTCTCTACTCAGGTAGAAGAACAAGAAAGTGACGGAAGCGTAACGAAGCGCGATGAAAATGCTTTATATTTAACTAAAATCTTCGCGAATGACAACGACTCAGACACAACGAAATTAAAAATGTGTATTGTCCAAAAGGATGAAACACTAGAGTTGATTGCTGAGAGATACGCAGTACAACCACAAACTTTAATTAGAGTAAATAATCTCGACCGAGAGCATCTTGCTGAAGGTCAAATCTTATATATTCCTGTTGCAGTAGGAAGCTTAAAATAG
- a CDS encoding cytochrome C assembly family protein: MSWIYDLTVLIYALSVLLYFIDFLHNNRKANRIAFWLLSIVWSLQTIFLVIRTIDTGQIPLFTIFESLYFYAWVLITLSLVINRLVRVDFIVFFTNVLGFFIMSLHTFAPTQHQSTILAEQLVSELLIIHITMAILSYGAFSISFIFSILYLVQFNLLKKKKWGKRLLRIGDLSKLDHMSYVLNVIGVPMLLLSLILGVIWGYIKLDPFHWYDVKVIGSFFVLITYSYYLYLRVGKDMEGKAVASWNVAAFLVLLINFFLFGSLSRFHIWYS; the protein is encoded by the coding sequence ATGAGTTGGATTTACGATCTAACAGTCCTAATATATGCACTTAGCGTGCTCTTATATTTTATTGATTTCTTACACAACAACCGGAAGGCAAATCGGATCGCCTTCTGGTTGCTTTCTATTGTCTGGAGTTTACAAACAATCTTTCTAGTGATTAGAACAATTGATACCGGACAAATCCCCTTATTCACCATCTTTGAAAGCCTGTATTTCTATGCATGGGTTTTAATTACATTATCATTGGTTATCAATAGACTAGTACGAGTTGACTTTATCGTATTCTTTACTAATGTACTCGGATTTTTTATTATGTCTCTACATACATTTGCACCAACACAGCATCAGTCAACAATTTTAGCAGAACAATTAGTTTCGGAATTACTTATTATTCATATCACGATGGCAATTCTTTCTTATGGCGCCTTCTCCATTTCCTTTATCTTTTCCATCCTATACTTAGTGCAATTCAACTTATTAAAAAAGAAAAAGTGGGGCAAACGGCTACTGCGGATTGGTGATCTGTCTAAATTAGATCATATGTCTTATGTGTTAAACGTAATTGGTGTTCCCATGCTATTATTATCACTTATCCTAGGTGTGATTTGGGGGTATATCAAACTAGATCCCTTCCATTGGTATGATGTGAAAGTAATTGGTTCTTTTTTCGTCCTCATCACCTATAGCTATTATTTATACTTACGTGTTGGAAAAGACATGGAAGGAAAAGCAGTTGCTTCATGGAATGTTGCTGCCTTTTTAGTACTATTAATCAACTTCTTTTTATTTGGGAGCTTATCTCGTTTTCATATTTGGTATTCGTAA
- the ysxE gene encoding spore coat protein YsxE, producing the protein MTTNLGYKIQPLLHEYGVEADYVENLGEIKKIYSKQGTLAMKRTRLSPSELQQYEQTLKFLHYKGFGMAAPVYKTKAGSYFVFDREGSAYYVMPWLAANREEERNDHAFNVFRQLGELHAKTVQEEKISEEEMTKLVDTEKEKWKRRKIELEKYIEKCEDQAYMSPFELYFCTYYQEMTRASDYALRKLDEWYDLSKEKKTYRNVFTHGKPSFQHYLYNIEGNGYFINFEHAKRHPPIYDLLYFYYRSCKTYPFQNDDRFQWFQTYRKQFPLTEEELTLFMAQLAYPEGLYKVVRDYRKNKKGKTERVHVQLLQRAYWQMKNIESFLTNIMMYEEQIKQQKLQQQQQESQMNS; encoded by the coding sequence ATGACAACCAACTTAGGGTATAAAATACAACCTTTACTCCATGAATATGGGGTAGAAGCAGATTATGTTGAGAATTTAGGTGAGATTAAAAAGATTTACTCGAAGCAAGGTACACTTGCTATGAAAAGAACAAGGCTATCACCTAGCGAGCTGCAACAATATGAGCAGACACTTAAGTTTTTACACTATAAGGGATTTGGAATGGCAGCTCCAGTGTACAAAACAAAAGCTGGCTCCTATTTTGTATTTGATCGCGAGGGTTCAGCTTACTATGTAATGCCTTGGTTAGCAGCTAATCGTGAGGAAGAACGAAATGACCATGCCTTTAACGTGTTCAGACAATTAGGTGAACTTCATGCCAAAACGGTTCAGGAAGAAAAGATATCGGAAGAGGAAATGACGAAACTCGTAGATACTGAGAAAGAAAAATGGAAGAGGCGAAAAATAGAGCTAGAAAAGTATATAGAGAAATGTGAAGATCAAGCATATATGTCTCCATTTGAACTCTATTTTTGTACGTATTATCAGGAAATGACTCGAGCTAGTGATTATGCTTTACGTAAGCTAGATGAATGGTATGATCTTTCTAAAGAGAAAAAAACCTATCGAAATGTTTTTACTCATGGAAAACCTTCTTTTCAGCACTATTTATACAATATTGAAGGAAATGGATATTTTATTAACTTTGAACATGCTAAAAGGCATCCACCTATTTATGACCTTCTCTATTTTTACTATAGGTCATGTAAGACATATCCTTTTCAAAACGATGATCGTTTTCAGTGGTTTCAAACTTATCGTAAGCAATTTCCTCTTACAGAAGAAGAGTTAACCCTATTTATGGCACAGCTCGCTTATCCTGAAGGCTTATATAAGGTTGTACGGGATTATCGTAAAAATAAAAAGGGAAAAACTGAAAGAGTGCATGTCCAGCTTTTACAAAGAGCCTACTGGCAAATGAAGAATATTGAATCATTCCTAACGAACATCATGATGTATGAAGAACAGATTAAACAACAAAAACTACAACAACAGCAACAAGAATCCCAAATGAATTCATAA
- a CDS encoding uroporphyrinogen-III synthase yields the protein MTTLPLEKKTIVLTRNEVKSKEIVEEIVHKGGQAIVLPLIDFRPTQLSNSEIELLSNLEEVNWLVFTSANGVDYFFKIIHKLHIVLHESLNIAVVGTKTKEALHRHGFQPTLLPKEFVAEGLIEVFQQQPIKNKKIIYIRGNLARDLIPKELTSLGAKVHELTVYETFCPTETKELVTLFSNKIDAITFTSPSTVNHFVQLLEGTQWKSWLSGVVVCCIGPITEKAAIRAGLIPTIVPHTYTMNHLIDELISYFQKEGKRV from the coding sequence GTGACTACACTTCCTTTAGAGAAGAAAACAATTGTACTAACTCGTAACGAGGTTAAAAGCAAAGAGATAGTAGAGGAAATCGTTCATAAAGGTGGGCAAGCAATCGTCTTGCCCTTGATTGATTTTCGACCAACACAGCTCTCAAACTCGGAAATTGAGCTGCTTTCAAACTTAGAGGAAGTAAATTGGCTTGTTTTTACAAGCGCTAATGGTGTTGATTATTTTTTTAAGATTATACATAAATTACATATTGTACTTCACGAGAGTTTGAATATAGCAGTTGTTGGGACAAAGACAAAAGAGGCACTCCACAGACACGGCTTTCAACCAACCTTATTACCAAAAGAGTTTGTTGCAGAAGGTCTTATCGAAGTATTTCAACAACAACCTATTAAAAATAAGAAAATCATATATATTAGAGGGAATTTGGCCAGAGACCTTATTCCCAAAGAGCTAACAAGTCTGGGTGCAAAGGTACACGAACTAACTGTTTATGAAACCTTTTGCCCTACCGAAACGAAGGAACTTGTTACTCTTTTTTCAAATAAGATCGATGCGATTACCTTTACTAGTCCTTCTACGGTGAATCATTTTGTTCAGCTACTTGAAGGTACACAGTGGAAATCCTGGTTAAGTGGGGTGGTCGTGTGCTGTATCGGTCCTATAACGGAAAAAGCTGCTATAAGAGCTGGACTCATTCCCACCATTGTTCCACATACATATACCATGAACCATTTAATAGATGAACTTATTTCATATTTCCAGAAAGAAGGGAAAAGAGTATGA
- a CDS encoding valine--tRNA ligase produces MEANEQKLSTKYDSKAVEANRYDYWLKGKFFEAKPESGKDPYTIVIPPPNVTGRLHLGHAWDTTLQDIMTRIKRMQGYDVLWLPGMDHAGIATQAKVEAKLREEGKSRYDLGREKFLEETWKWKEEYAGHIREQWSKLGLGLDYSRERFTMDEGLSKAVREVFVSLYEKGLIYRGERIINWDPATKTALSDIEVIYKDVQGGFYHMSYPLTDGSGHIEVATTRPETMLGDTAVAVHPEDERYKHLIGKTVTLPIVGREIPIVGDDYVDMEFGSGAVKITPAHDPNDFEIGNRHNLERILVMNEDGTMNQNADKYQGLDRFECRKQIVKDLQDQGVLFKIEEHTHSVGHSERSDAVVEPYLSTQWFVDMQPLANKAVELQSSSDKVNFVPERFEGTYLRWMENIRDWCISRQLWWGHRIPAWYHRETGEMYVGREEPKDAENWEQDEDVLDTWFSSALWPFSTMGWPNEEEADFKRYYPTNVLVTGYDIIFFWVSRMIFQGLEFTGKRPFDDVLIHGLVRAADGRKMSKSLGNGVDPMDVIEEFGADSLRYFLSTGSSPGQDLRFSMEKVEATWNFANKIWNASRFALMNMNGLRFEEIDLSGEKSVADKWILTRLNHTIQEVTKLVDKYEFGEVGRILYNFIWDDFCDWYIEMAKLPLYGEDEEAKLTTRSILAYVLDQTMRLLHPFMPFITEEIWQALPHQGESITVSSWPTVNPELSDESAAAEMKLLVDIIRAVRNIRAEVNTPMSKQIRLQIKAKDEKIGNTLEKNRSYLERFCNPSELIIGTTINNTEKAMTAIVTGAELSLPLEGLINIEEEVKRLEKELDKFEKEVERVEKKLSNEGFVKKAPASVIEEERQKQKDYIEKRDTVRLRIEELKQL; encoded by the coding sequence ATGGAAGCAAATGAACAAAAGTTATCAACAAAATACGATTCGAAGGCGGTTGAAGCCAACAGGTATGATTATTGGTTAAAGGGTAAGTTTTTTGAAGCAAAGCCTGAATCAGGGAAGGATCCATATACGATCGTTATTCCACCGCCTAATGTAACTGGGCGCTTACATTTAGGGCATGCATGGGATACGACCCTTCAAGATATTATGACTCGTATTAAAAGGATGCAGGGGTATGATGTTCTATGGCTACCAGGAATGGATCATGCTGGAATTGCGACCCAAGCGAAGGTTGAAGCAAAGCTACGTGAAGAAGGCAAATCTCGATATGATTTAGGTCGTGAAAAGTTTCTTGAAGAAACATGGAAGTGGAAAGAGGAATATGCAGGTCATATTAGAGAGCAATGGTCAAAGCTAGGTTTAGGGTTAGATTACTCTCGTGAGCGCTTTACAATGGACGAGGGACTCTCTAAAGCGGTTCGTGAGGTATTTGTATCTTTATATGAAAAAGGACTCATCTATCGTGGTGAGAGAATCATTAACTGGGATCCTGCAACAAAGACAGCTCTTTCTGATATTGAGGTTATTTATAAAGATGTGCAAGGTGGCTTCTATCATATGTCTTATCCTTTAACAGATGGATCTGGACATATTGAAGTAGCGACAACAAGACCTGAAACAATGTTAGGTGATACGGCAGTTGCCGTTCATCCAGAGGATGAGCGCTACAAGCATCTGATTGGGAAGACCGTTACATTACCAATCGTTGGCCGTGAAATTCCTATTGTTGGTGACGATTATGTAGACATGGAATTTGGTTCTGGGGCTGTAAAGATTACGCCTGCACATGATCCAAATGATTTTGAAATCGGGAACCGACATAACTTAGAACGCATTCTTGTGATGAATGAAGACGGTACAATGAATCAAAACGCTGACAAATATCAAGGCTTGGATCGCTTTGAGTGCCGAAAGCAAATCGTTAAGGACCTTCAAGATCAAGGAGTTTTATTCAAAATTGAAGAGCATACACACTCAGTTGGGCATAGTGAGCGTAGCGATGCAGTAGTTGAACCATATTTATCTACACAGTGGTTTGTAGATATGCAGCCACTTGCGAATAAAGCCGTTGAACTACAATCTTCATCTGACAAAGTAAATTTCGTTCCAGAGCGTTTTGAGGGTACGTATTTACGATGGATGGAGAATATCCGTGACTGGTGTATTTCTCGTCAGCTTTGGTGGGGCCATAGAATCCCGGCTTGGTATCATAGAGAGACTGGTGAAATGTATGTTGGTCGAGAAGAGCCTAAGGATGCTGAAAACTGGGAACAGGATGAAGATGTTCTAGATACATGGTTCAGTTCAGCATTATGGCCATTTTCAACGATGGGTTGGCCAAACGAAGAAGAGGCTGATTTCAAACGTTATTATCCGACAAATGTACTTGTAACTGGTTATGATATTATCTTCTTCTGGGTTTCAAGAATGATTTTCCAAGGATTAGAGTTCACTGGAAAGCGTCCATTTGATGATGTATTAATTCACGGATTAGTTCGTGCAGCTGATGGGCGTAAAATGAGTAAATCACTTGGAAATGGTGTAGACCCTATGGATGTTATTGAAGAATTCGGGGCAGATTCACTCCGTTACTTCCTATCCACTGGTAGCTCACCAGGTCAGGATTTGCGTTTTAGCATGGAGAAGGTAGAAGCAACTTGGAATTTTGCAAATAAAATATGGAATGCTTCCCGTTTTGCCTTAATGAATATGAATGGGTTAAGGTTTGAAGAGATTGACTTATCTGGTGAGAAATCAGTAGCCGACAAGTGGATTTTAACTCGCTTAAATCATACAATCCAAGAAGTAACAAAGCTTGTTGATAAATATGAGTTTGGTGAAGTAGGTCGTATTCTTTATAACTTTATCTGGGATGATTTCTGTGACTGGTATATTGAGATGGCGAAGCTTCCTTTATACGGTGAGGATGAAGAGGCAAAATTAACGACTCGCTCCATCTTGGCATATGTGTTAGACCAAACGATGAGACTACTTCATCCATTCATGCCATTTATTACAGAAGAAATTTGGCAGGCATTGCCACATCAAGGTGAATCGATTACTGTTTCTAGCTGGCCAACAGTTAATCCAGAGTTGTCAGATGAGAGTGCAGCTGCTGAAATGAAGCTGCTAGTAGATATCATCCGTGCAGTTCGTAATATTAGAGCTGAAGTGAACACACCAATGAGCAAACAAATCAGACTTCAGATTAAAGCGAAGGATGAGAAGATAGGTAACACACTAGAAAAAAATCGTTCCTATTTAGAGCGATTCTGTAACCCTAGTGAGCTAATCATCGGTACAACCATTAACAACACTGAAAAAGCAATGACTGCCATTGTAACTGGTGCAGAGCTTTCCCTACCGTTAGAAGGACTTATTAATATTGAAGAAGAAGTAAAACGCTTAGAAAAAGAACTCGATAAGTTTGAAAAAGAGGTAGAGCGTGTTGAAAAGAAGTTAAGTAACGAAGGATTCGTGAAAAAGGCTCCAGCATCAGTCATTGAAGAAGAACGCCAAAAGCAAAAGGATTATATTGAAAAGCGCGATACCGTTCGATTACGCATTGAAGAACTAAAGCAGCTTTAA
- the hemL gene encoding glutamate-1-semialdehyde 2,1-aminomutase produces the protein MKQYTKSIEAFKEAKELLPGGVNSPVRAFKSVKMDPLFMERGKGAKIYDIDGNEYIDYVLSWGPLIHGHADDTVVEAIKKVTELGTSFGAPTLIETELAKLVLERIPSMEMVRMVSSGTEATMSALRLARGYTGKNKIMKFEGCYHGHGDSLLIKAGSGVATLGLPDSPGVPEGIAQNTITVPYNDMESVKYAFEQFGDDIAGVIIEPVAGNMGVVTPLPGYLEALREITTQYGALLIFDEVMTGFRVDFHSAQGKYGITPDLTCLGKVIGGGLPVGAYGGRREIMEQIAPAGPIYQAGTLSGNPLAMTAGLETLRKLTPASYEEFERKADRLVEGFTEAANKYGIPHTLTKAGSMVGFFFNGTEVTNYEQAKQSDLDMFAEYYQLMLQEGVFLPPSQFEGMFLSTAHTDEDIEHTIRAAESAFSKLKK, from the coding sequence ATGAAGCAATATACGAAATCAATCGAAGCTTTTAAAGAAGCAAAAGAACTATTACCTGGTGGCGTTAACAGTCCTGTACGTGCTTTCAAATCTGTAAAGATGGATCCTCTTTTTATGGAAAGAGGAAAAGGCGCTAAGATTTATGATATCGATGGCAATGAATATATTGATTATGTCCTTTCATGGGGGCCCTTAATTCATGGTCATGCTGATGATACAGTCGTAGAGGCAATCAAAAAGGTAACAGAGTTAGGAACTAGCTTTGGTGCCCCAACATTAATTGAGACTGAACTAGCTAAGCTGGTGTTAGAACGAATTCCTTCGATGGAAATGGTTCGAATGGTTAGCTCTGGAACCGAGGCAACAATGAGTGCACTTCGTTTAGCAAGAGGTTATACAGGTAAAAACAAAATAATGAAGTTTGAGGGCTGTTATCATGGTCACGGTGACTCATTATTGATCAAGGCAGGATCTGGTGTTGCTACACTAGGTCTACCAGACAGTCCAGGTGTTCCTGAAGGAATTGCCCAAAATACAATTACTGTTCCATATAATGATATGGAAAGTGTGAAATACGCATTTGAACAATTCGGAGATGATATTGCAGGTGTCATCATCGAGCCGGTCGCGGGAAATATGGGGGTTGTTACTCCACTACCAGGCTACTTAGAGGCATTACGTGAAATTACTACTCAATATGGGGCTTTGTTAATATTCGATGAAGTGATGACTGGGTTTAGAGTAGACTTCCATTCCGCACAAGGAAAATACGGAATTACTCCAGATTTAACATGTCTAGGTAAGGTAATTGGTGGGGGATTACCTGTTGGTGCTTATGGTGGTCGCAGAGAAATTATGGAACAAATCGCACCGGCTGGCCCGATTTATCAGGCAGGTACTTTATCAGGAAATCCACTGGCCATGACAGCAGGCTTAGAAACACTTCGTAAGCTAACGCCAGCGTCATACGAAGAGTTTGAAAGAAAAGCAGATCGATTGGTTGAGGGCTTCACTGAAGCTGCTAACAAATATGGAATTCCTCATACGTTAACTAAGGCGGGCTCCATGGTAGGCTTCTTCTTTAACGGTACAGAGGTTACTAATTACGAGCAAGCAAAGCAGTCAGATCTTGATATGTTCGCTGAGTACTATCAGCTAATGCTACAAGAAGGTGTGTTCCTTCCACCTTCACAATTTGAAGGAATGTTCCTGTCTACAGCTCATACTGATGAGGATATCGAGCATACCATTCGTGCAGCAGAATCAGCATTTTCTAAATTGAAAAAATAA